The genomic interval ACcgtaattttttgtatttttcagTTGAAGGTATATCAAGAACGTAAAGCACTTGCACATGCGTTGAGCGACACAAAAACGGCTGTAAAACAGTTAAACAAGCTTGTGACAGGGGTCATAGTAGTGGTGACCATAGTAGTCTGGCTTCTTCTAATGGAGATTGCAACAACAAAAGTACTTGTATTCCTTTCGTCGCAGCTAGTACTTGCAGCTTTCATGTTCGGAAACACGTGCAAGAATATATTTGAAGCCATCATCTTCGTGTTTGTAATGCATCCATTCGATGTTGGCGATCGATGTGTTATAGATGGTGTTGAGGTAATTAATTTATAGTAGCCAAACTTAATTTTCGTTGTTTAAGCTTTGCTTATTTATTATGGCTTCTGATAATTTGGCAGCTATTGGTTGAAGAAATGAATATACTGACAACAGTATTCTTGAAGCTTAATAATGAAAAGGTGTACTATCCTAATTCTGTTCTGGCCACGAAACCGATTAGCAATTACTACAGAAGCCCGAATATGGTTGACAACGTACATTTTTCGATTGATTTTACGACACCAGCTGAGAAAATTGGGGCACTGAAAGAAAAAGTTAAGAGGTAAGCTAGTTGTATCTTCATGATTGAATAAGTAGTCTATAGAATCATTTTTTCGCACTTGTTTTCTAtggagattaaaaaaaatgactgaAGTTTTATCACTAAATTGGAACAACTATTATAGTATTTCTATGTTCTAatgtctttttaaaaaataggtaTTTGGAGAGGAATCCGCAATACTGGTATCCGAATTTCGGGTTGGTAGTGAATGAGATTGAAAATGTAAATAAGATTAAGATGGGTCTTTTTGTTACTCACACTATGAACTTTCAAGAGTTTGGGGAGAAGACCAAGAGGAGAAGTGAACTGGTGATGGaagtaaagaaaatatttgaagaacTCAATATCAGATACAACCTTATTCCGCAAGGTGTTCATGTCAGACACATGGAACATGATTCAAATTTACTCAAGTGATGATTCTTATTCACTGCTATGCAATTGCATGTATGTGCTCCTCCAGTTTCTTTGGTCTGCCAAATACCATCAGTTCTTTTCTTTGGTTGATTTAATTCATGTATCTTGATTGTTGGGAGTGGTTTTATAGTGAAAGTACAGGTTTTAGTAGACAGTgttaacaatatttttacatCTGATTATTTCATTATGTATTACTTCTGATATTTGTTGTATGGAGGTTTTGTGCCCCTTTTTATTCTAGCATTTAGTATATGTAAatacacatttttttcttttaattcctgtaaaaatatgtttttgtttttcgtCCTTTCAAACATATTTCATTTTGCTTttggttctttttttttttgtttttgttttaaccCATACAAAATTTGTTCATATTGAAATTCGTCTTAGTAATATGTGTCTAGTATTTATTTTACTCCTTTATAAAACTCATACTAATTAGAAAtcaaatattctatatattacATGGACTCAtttcaatataaacaaatttgcagaactaaaacaaaacataaaggAGCAAGAGCAAAATGTGACATATTTGTAAAGGTGAAAAACATCTTTTTTTACAgagactaaaaaaaaaaaaaaagtatatttgtaTTACCGAATACATATTCAACTTTTTTCATATCATAATTTGATCTCCTTTCTTATTTTCAGTAGAGGTTGTAATAAGTGAGATAGATCCAAAGCCCTCAATGAAAGgattaaggtttttttttttaaggagcAAGAGCAAAATGTGACATATTTGTAATGGTGAAAAACATCTTTTTTTACgaagactaaaaacaaaaaaaaaatagtatatttgcGTGACCGAATACATATTCAACTTTTTTCATATCAGAATTTGATCTCCTTTCTTATTTTCTGTAGAGGTTGTAATAAGTGAGATAGATCCAAAGCCCCAAATGAAAGgattaaggtttttttttttcaaagtaaaTAAACATACACACTCAGTAACTTCCATAACATTACAAAAAATCAATAACTAACATTTTAAGGTACGCATTAGATTATGGCAAGTGTAGCCTTATCAACTGATAACCTTATCCTACAAATATCAGGTGGAGAATGTTCCACGTAGGATTAACTACATGTGCCACATCATCTGAAAATCTCCACTTTGCACCTATCAGTCTATCACAATCTTATTGTAAATCCAGAATATCTGAGCAACCACATCACAAGCAAAACAGACAAgagcaaaagaaaaaaaatggctTCTGCTTCTGTTGCAACGGCTTTACCCCTGAGGTCTGCTACACAGAACAGTCTGAAAAGGCCATCATCTGAATCATTTTTCAGGCCGTTACCAGTAAAACAACCAAAGAGGGTCACACATTCAAAATCCAAGCTTGAAATTCATGCATCTTTGAAACAGAAGGCAGTGACAGGACTTACAGCAGCATCCTTGACAGCTTCCATGGTTATACCGGAGGTGGCTCATGCAGCTGGATCTGATCTCTCACCATCTCTTCAGAACTTTCTACTAAGCATTTTTGCTGGTGGAGCTGTGCTAACAGCTATATTTGGAGCTGTTTTTGGAGTAGCCAACTTTGATCCGGTTAAAAGAGCTTAAATAAGTATGCTTTGAAAAGCTATAAGATTTTATGTCCTATATAATTCCTGTGTTATGTATCTAATACTATATGTTTATGCAACTAGTTGCTTTATATGTTTGTTTACTAAATTGTTAATCCCAGCTGCTCCttttcttttactctccttattctttttatttttatttgattgcaTTGAACCAAATTGCTGAAACTATCCTAAAACTAGTGATTCAATTCAGCTAAAAACTAGTATCAAATCATCAAAACATCATTGACTAGTCTCTAATGTTATAATAAGTAGTATcgtctttcaaatattttcatgATAATAAGTTGTATCTTTTAGTGATTAATTTAAGGACTCATTTAGGTTTTTGAGTGACTCAACGTCCTACAATTTTAAGGACTAAACAACTCGAGTCCCTCAAAGATATTTGTGTCCCTGCGTTACCTTTGAAGTGAAATCTGAGCTCAGAGGCGATAAGCCACACCATGTCCAGGAATGAATTTAGCATTTTATTTACTGTATACACACGAGTTTCACTCTGCAGCCTGAAACATGAAACAAACATGATTTTGGTGTCAAGGTTCAACAAACATTTATTTAAGTGAAAACATTAATGTATGTAGGACTGACATTTTAAATTGAAGGAATGTTGATATGGTACATGTTTCAGTGTCCGACAAAGTGATACATGTGAAgaaaattatttctattttctaaaattattatacacATATTAATATTCTGTATGATTTCTTAAGTGTATATCTGTGCTAGGGAGCTTCATAAATGTCCATatcataatcattaatcatAGTTCTTCATTGAATAGTTTTGACGAGGTTAAGTTAACTTACCTGATATTGTGTGGATATCTGCGGTTGTGAAGTGTTTGAACTGCAAAAAGAAATCTACTTATTAATA from Cicer arietinum cultivar CDC Frontier isolate Library 1 chromosome 5, Cicar.CDCFrontier_v2.0, whole genome shotgun sequence carries:
- the LOC101502251 gene encoding uncharacterized protein encodes the protein MASASVATALPLRSATQNSLKRPSSESFFRPLPVKQPKRVTHSKSKLEIHASLKQKAVTGLTAASLTASMVIPEVAHAAGSDLSPSLQNFLLSIFAGGAVLTAIFGAVFGVANFDPVKRA